A region of Hyphomicrobiales bacterium DNA encodes the following proteins:
- the nudC gene encoding NAD(+) diphosphatase, translating into MSDHRHIFTGHGLDRATDRRTDQAWIEALRAQPEARFLVFQKTRPLVHLDTGGGVTQPVFLSAEALDRIGPGAAAKALFLGLDAAGTPLFAHALPDDAVVCGDGAFEDVRVLGIQARIAPEPLARIGLAKSLLEWHRHHAFCANCGTATEVADGGAKRICPSCDRWHFPRVDPVAIMLVHRGEKCLLARQRHFTRNLYSALAGFIEPGESLEESVRREVLEEAGIRVGEVRYHSSQPWPFPSALMIGCHARGLSDDITVDETELEDARWFTRDEAGAMLAQSHSDGLFTPFSFAIAHHLVRAYVEGKV; encoded by the coding sequence ATGAGCGACCACCGGCACATCTTCACCGGCCACGGGCTTGACCGGGCAACCGACAGGCGCACCGATCAGGCCTGGATCGAGGCACTGCGGGCGCAGCCGGAAGCGCGCTTCCTGGTGTTCCAGAAGACCCGCCCGCTGGTTCATCTCGACACCGGCGGCGGCGTCACCCAGCCGGTTTTCCTGAGCGCCGAGGCGCTCGACCGGATCGGGCCCGGCGCCGCGGCCAAGGCGCTGTTTCTCGGCCTCGATGCCGCCGGCACGCCGCTCTTCGCCCACGCGCTGCCCGACGACGCCGTCGTCTGCGGCGATGGGGCATTCGAGGATGTGCGCGTCCTCGGCATTCAAGCGCGGATCGCGCCCGAGCCGCTCGCCCGCATCGGCCTTGCCAAGTCGCTCCTGGAGTGGCACCGCCACCACGCCTTCTGCGCCAATTGCGGCACCGCGACGGAGGTCGCCGACGGCGGCGCCAAACGCATCTGCCCTTCCTGCGATCGCTGGCATTTTCCCCGCGTCGACCCGGTCGCCATCATGCTCGTCCACCGCGGCGAGAAATGCCTGCTCGCCCGCCAGCGCCATTTCACCCGCAATTTGTATTCGGCACTCGCCGGCTTCATCGAGCCCGGCGAATCGCTGGAAGAGTCCGTGCGCCGCGAGGTCCTGGAGGAGGCCGGCATCAGGGTCGGCGAGGTTCGCTACCATTCGAGCCAGCCCTGGCCGTTTCCGTCCGCCCTGATGATCGGCTGCCACGCGCGGGGGCTGAGCGATGACATAACCGTCGACGAGACCGAGCTGGAGGACGCCCGCTGGTTCACCCGCGATGAGGCCGGCGCAATGCTGGCCCAGAGCCATTCCGACGGGTTGTTCACGCCGTTCTCCTTCGCCATCGCGCACCATCTGGTCCGCGCCTATGTCGAAGGGAAGGTGTGA
- a CDS encoding DNA polymerase III subunit gamma/tau, giving the protein MTDVPSTGETRAAGTPYRVLARKYRPQTFDELIGQDAMVRTLTNAFDTGRIAQAYMLTGVRGVGKTTTARIIARALNYSLPGKADAPTVHMDEPGEHCQAIMESRHVDVVELDAASHTGIDDIREIIESARYRPVSARTKVYIIDEVHMLSKQAFNGLLKTLEEPPEHVKFIFATTEIRKVPITVLSRCQRFDLRRIDSGVLAAFLRDILAKEKVEADEEALALIARAAEGSARDALSILDQAIAHAAGRVAAEEVRDMLGLADRARVIELFTAVMAGDVAGALKELKAQYDAGADPAVVLSDLAALTHFITRVKYVPEAAGDPSLAEGERRAAQDFAEKLDARVLARSWQMLLKGLGECQTAPRPLAAAEMVLVRLAHAAGLPTPDELIRALGDGGDGTQAARPATPARQPAGATAKARNAPPLSRGPGGGARMGGGDVRPVMAARPDSDALPEEGTPIACLADIVALAAAERDLPLKIALEERVRLVRLEPGRLEIDIDEGAPADLANRLSGLLKLWTGARWMVVVASGRGGPTLAEEARAKREARFAEAAADPVVRRLLDRFPGAEIVDVRDKPVAGDGAPGDFADEPDEPDEPDDFDD; this is encoded by the coding sequence ATGACCGACGTACCATCGACCGGCGAGACCCGCGCGGCGGGCACGCCCTATCGCGTGCTGGCGCGCAAGTACCGGCCGCAGACCTTCGACGAGCTGATCGGCCAGGACGCCATGGTGCGGACGCTGACCAACGCCTTCGACACCGGCCGCATCGCCCAGGCCTACATGCTGACCGGCGTGCGCGGCGTCGGCAAGACGACGACGGCGCGGATCATCGCCCGCGCCCTCAACTATTCGCTGCCCGGAAAGGCGGACGCGCCGACCGTCCACATGGACGAGCCCGGCGAGCATTGCCAGGCGATCATGGAATCGCGCCATGTCGACGTGGTCGAGCTCGATGCCGCCTCCCATACCGGCATCGACGACATCCGCGAGATCATCGAGAGCGCCCGCTACCGGCCGGTCTCGGCGCGCACCAAGGTCTATATCATCGACGAGGTGCACATGCTCTCCAAGCAGGCCTTCAACGGCCTGCTGAAAACGCTGGAAGAGCCGCCCGAGCACGTCAAGTTCATCTTCGCCACCACCGAGATCCGAAAAGTGCCGATCACCGTTCTGTCGCGCTGCCAGCGCTTCGATCTGCGCCGCATCGACTCTGGCGTGCTGGCGGCCTTCCTCAGGGACATCCTCGCCAAGGAGAAGGTCGAGGCCGACGAAGAGGCGCTGGCGCTGATCGCCCGGGCGGCGGAGGGCTCGGCCCGCGACGCGCTGTCGATCCTCGACCAGGCGATCGCCCATGCTGCGGGCAGGGTCGCGGCGGAAGAGGTGCGCGACATGCTGGGGCTCGCCGACCGGGCCCGCGTCATCGAGCTGTTCACGGCGGTGATGGCAGGCGACGTGGCTGGGGCGCTCAAGGAGCTGAAGGCGCAATACGATGCCGGCGCCGACCCGGCCGTGGTGCTTTCCGACCTCGCGGCGCTGACCCATTTCATTACCCGCGTCAAATATGTGCCGGAGGCGGCCGGCGACCCGAGCCTTGCCGAGGGCGAGCGCCGCGCGGCGCAGGACTTCGCCGAAAAGCTCGACGCCCGGGTTTTGGCGCGCAGCTGGCAGATGCTGCTCAAGGGGCTCGGCGAATGCCAGACCGCTCCCCGCCCGCTTGCCGCCGCCGAGATGGTGCTGGTCAGGCTTGCCCATGCGGCGGGCCTGCCGACCCCGGACGAGCTGATCCGGGCGCTCGGCGACGGCGGGGACGGGACGCAGGCCGCCCGCCCGGCCACGCCGGCACGGCAACCCGCCGGCGCCACGGCCAAGGCGCGCAACGCGCCTCCTTTGTCGAGAGGCCCTGGGGGCGGCGCGCGCATGGGTGGCGGCGACGTGCGCCCCGTCATGGCGGCGCGGCCGGACAGCGATGCGCTGCCCGAGGAAGGAACGCCCATCGCCTGCCTTGCCGACATCGTTGCGCTGGCGGCGGCCGAGCGCGACCTGCCGCTCAAGATCGCGCTCGAAGAGAGGGTGCGGCTCGTGCGCCTGGAGCCGGGACGGCTCGAGATCGATATCGACGAAGGCGCCCCGGCCGATCTTGCCAACCGTCTGTCGGGTCTCCTGAAACTGTGGACCGGCGCGCGCTGGATGGTGGTGGTGGCGAGCGGGCGCGGCGGGCCGACGCTGGCCGAAGAGGCGCGCGCCAAACGCGAGGCCCGCTTTGCGGAAGCTGCCGCCGATCCCGTCGTGCGCCGCCTGCTCGACCGCTTCCCCGGCGCCGAGATCGTCGATGTGCGCGACAAGCCGGTTGCCGGAGACGGCGCGCCGGGAGACTTTGCCGATGAACCCGATGAACCCGATGAACCCGATGACTTCGATGACTAG